One window of Robiginitalea biformata HTCC2501 genomic DNA carries:
- the atpD gene encoding F0F1 ATP synthase subunit beta, with protein sequence MAKQSGKVSQIIGPVIDVEFPSGAELPKIYDSLEIKREDGSVLVLEVQSHIGENSVRTISMDSTDGLGRGTEAVATGAAIQMPIGDAVYGRLFNVIGDAIDGLGNLPKAGKDGLPIHREAPKFEDLSTSTEVLFTGIKVIDLIEPYAKGGKIGLFGGAGVGKTVLIQELINNIAKGHGGLSVFAGVGERTREGNDLLREMLESGIIKYGDDFLHSMEEGGWDLKKVDKKAMKESKATFVFGQMNEPPGARARVALSGLTIAEYFRDGAGEGQGKDVLFFVDNIFRFTQAGSEVSALLGRMPSAVGYQPTLATEMGAMQERITSTKRGSITSVQAVYVPADDLTDPAPATTFAHLDANTVLSRKIAELGIYPAVDPLDSTSRILTPEILGKEHYDCAQRVKELLQRYKELQDIIAILGMEELSEEDKQAVARARRVQRFLSQPFHVAEQFTGIPGTFVDIKDAIKGFNMIMDGELDHLPEAAFNLKGTIEEAIEAGEKMLAEA encoded by the coding sequence ATGGCAAAGCAATCAGGTAAAGTATCCCAGATTATCGGCCCGGTAATCGATGTGGAATTCCCTTCGGGGGCTGAACTCCCCAAGATTTACGACTCCCTTGAAATCAAACGCGAGGACGGTTCGGTCCTTGTACTGGAGGTTCAGTCGCACATCGGCGAGAATTCCGTCCGCACCATTTCCATGGACTCGACGGATGGTTTGGGCCGGGGTACCGAAGCCGTCGCTACCGGAGCAGCTATCCAGATGCCCATCGGCGATGCGGTTTACGGCCGGCTCTTCAACGTCATCGGAGATGCCATCGATGGCCTGGGCAACCTGCCCAAAGCCGGCAAGGACGGCCTGCCGATCCACCGGGAAGCCCCGAAATTCGAAGACCTCTCCACTTCTACAGAAGTCCTGTTTACCGGGATCAAGGTCATCGACCTCATTGAGCCTTATGCCAAAGGGGGTAAGATCGGATTGTTCGGCGGAGCCGGGGTTGGAAAGACCGTATTGATCCAGGAGCTTATCAACAACATCGCCAAAGGCCACGGGGGCCTCTCCGTTTTTGCCGGAGTAGGGGAGCGCACGCGGGAAGGGAACGACCTGCTGCGGGAAATGCTCGAGTCCGGAATTATCAAATACGGGGACGACTTTTTGCATTCCATGGAAGAAGGCGGCTGGGACCTGAAAAAGGTCGATAAGAAAGCCATGAAGGAATCCAAGGCCACCTTCGTATTCGGACAGATGAACGAACCTCCGGGAGCCCGTGCCCGGGTAGCCCTTTCCGGGCTGACCATCGCCGAGTATTTCCGCGATGGGGCAGGGGAAGGCCAGGGGAAGGACGTCCTCTTCTTTGTCGACAACATCTTCCGTTTTACCCAGGCCGGCTCCGAGGTTTCCGCCCTGCTGGGACGGATGCCTTCCGCGGTGGGATACCAGCCCACGCTGGCCACCGAGATGGGGGCCATGCAGGAGCGGATTACTTCCACCAAGCGCGGCTCGATTACCTCCGTACAGGCGGTATACGTACCGGCGGATGACCTTACCGACCCGGCACCCGCAACCACGTTTGCCCACCTGGACGCCAACACGGTACTGTCCCGGAAAATTGCCGAGCTCGGTATCTACCCGGCGGTAGACCCGCTGGATTCCACTTCCCGGATCCTTACACCGGAGATCCTCGGCAAGGAGCACTACGATTGCGCACAGCGCGTCAAGGAGTTGCTGCAGCGCTACAAGGAACTGCAGGACATCATCGCCATCCTCGGTATGGAAGAACTCTCTGAGGAAGACAAGCAGGCGGTAGCACGTGCCCGCCGGGTGCAGCGTTTCCTCTCGCAGCCCTTCCACGTTGCCGAACAATTTACCGGTATCCCCGGTACATTCGTGGACATCAAGGATGCCATCAAAGGATTCAACATGATCATGGACGGGGAGCTCGACCACCTGCCCGAAGCGGCTTTCAACCTGAAAGGGACCATTGAGGAAGCCATCGAAGCCGGTGAGAAAATGCTGGCCGAGGCCTGA
- a CDS encoding F0F1 ATP synthase subunit epsilon, whose product MHLEIVSPEATLFSGEVTSVTVPGINGEFQMLENHAPIVSLLQSGEVRFAGNTGLDEEFEDRFRKGADGKTILPIRSGTVELKNNRVIVLAD is encoded by the coding sequence ATGCACCTAGAAATCGTCAGCCCTGAGGCAACCTTATTTTCCGGAGAAGTTACTTCCGTAACCGTCCCGGGCATCAACGGGGAATTCCAGATGCTGGAAAACCACGCCCCGATCGTATCCCTCCTGCAAAGCGGGGAGGTCCGGTTTGCGGGAAACACCGGGTTGGACGAGGAGTTCGAGGATCGCTTTCGCAAAGGCGCGGATGGCAAAACCATCCTGCCCATCCGGAGCGGCACCGTCGAGCTGAAAAACAACCGGGTGATCGTTTTAGCTGACTAA
- a CDS encoding aminotransferase class I/II-fold pyridoxal phosphate-dependent enzyme — protein sequence MTGLPEKLREKMVAREREGNLRTLRGPRYGVDFYSNDYLGFSGKTAADSPESGAEPTRQTPQGTPGDAPSDSGAGFTAHGSGGSRLISGNHPLYAELENTLCRAHRADAALVYNSGYDANIGLLSAVPQRTDYVFYDQSVHASIRDGLGLCPARSYSFDHNSLESLTRRVATVLPDGIPPGSEVYVVTETVFSMEGDGPDLAGITAYCRANGFRLILDEAHAVGVLGKHGEGAVAAAGLEDLVFARVVTFGKAVGRHGAAVLCDSELREYLVNFSRSLIYTTALPPRTLESILEAYAHLSGDTGIHRRERLSENIEYFRQQARALGLDQGFYTAGGPIQTYRVGDSLEAGQLAERLQEKGYLVKAIRYPTVPMGSECLRFCLHSYNSKDEILSVLSILSKELKREK from the coding sequence ATGACGGGACTACCGGAAAAATTGAGGGAAAAGATGGTGGCCCGCGAGCGGGAAGGGAACCTGAGGACCCTCCGCGGGCCCCGGTACGGGGTGGATTTCTACTCGAATGATTACCTGGGTTTCTCCGGCAAAACCGCGGCCGATTCCCCCGAATCCGGAGCGGAACCTACCCGGCAAACACCCCAGGGAACGCCGGGGGATGCCCCTTCCGATTCCGGTGCTGGCTTCACGGCCCACGGAAGCGGCGGCTCGCGGCTCATCAGCGGCAACCACCCCCTGTATGCGGAACTGGAGAACACCTTGTGCCGGGCACACCGCGCCGATGCGGCCCTGGTGTATAATTCCGGGTATGATGCGAATATCGGCCTGCTCTCCGCAGTACCCCAGCGGACGGATTATGTATTCTACGACCAAAGCGTGCATGCGAGTATCCGGGATGGCCTGGGGCTTTGCCCGGCAAGGTCCTACAGCTTTGACCACAACTCCCTGGAGAGTCTCACCCGCCGGGTGGCCACCGTACTACCCGATGGGATCCCCCCCGGTTCCGAGGTGTATGTGGTAACGGAGACCGTATTTTCCATGGAGGGGGATGGCCCGGACCTGGCGGGGATTACCGCGTATTGCCGGGCCAACGGTTTCCGGCTTATCCTGGATGAGGCCCACGCCGTCGGGGTCTTGGGGAAGCACGGGGAGGGGGCCGTGGCAGCTGCGGGCCTGGAAGACCTGGTTTTTGCCCGGGTCGTCACCTTCGGGAAAGCCGTCGGACGCCACGGGGCGGCCGTACTATGCGATTCGGAACTCCGGGAGTATCTGGTCAATTTTTCCAGGAGCCTCATCTATACCACAGCCCTTCCCCCACGAACGTTGGAATCCATCCTGGAGGCCTACGCGCATCTGTCCGGGGATACAGGCATCCACAGGCGTGAAAGGCTTAGCGAGAATATCGAGTATTTCAGGCAGCAGGCGAGGGCCCTGGGCCTTGACCAAGGGTTTTATACAGCAGGGGGCCCTATCCAAACCTACAGGGTTGGCGACTCCCTGGAGGCAGGCCAATTGGCGGAACGGCTCCAGGAAAAAGGCTACCTGGTAAAGGCCATCCGCTATCCCACAGTACCCATGGGCAGCGAGTGCCTCCGTTTTTGCCTCCACAGTTACAATTCAAAGGATGAAATCCTGTCAGTTTTAAGTATCTTGTCCAAAGAATTGAAAAGGGAGAAATAA
- a CDS encoding putative signal transducing protein encodes MDNRFVVLESFQLVADAEILKLKLESEGIPVFLKDANIMQAEPFIATATGGVKVLVEKEDFLRANAVYDALRQYALDKDGNPVTCPNCKATRSERYFKREKLRYRLFPFLEPPRYRCTQCGMITAAGS; translated from the coding sequence ATGGATAACCGATTTGTGGTGTTGGAATCCTTTCAGCTGGTCGCAGATGCGGAAATCCTGAAGCTGAAGCTGGAATCCGAGGGCATCCCGGTATTCCTGAAGGATGCGAATATCATGCAGGCCGAACCGTTTATTGCCACGGCAACCGGGGGGGTCAAGGTGTTGGTGGAAAAGGAAGATTTTTTACGCGCCAATGCGGTTTACGATGCCTTGCGGCAGTATGCCCTGGACAAAGACGGCAACCCGGTAACCTGCCCGAATTGCAAAGCCACCCGTAGTGAACGCTACTTTAAAAGGGAGAAGCTGCGGTACCGGCTTTTCCCATTTCTGGAACCGCCGCGCTACCGGTGCACGCAGTGCGGGATGATAACCGCTGCCGGTTCATGA
- the bioD gene encoding dethiobiotin synthase gives MKRIFVTGISTEVGKTLASAVLVEALGADYWKPVQAGDLDASDSHTIKNLVSHPKTVIHPNSYALNTPMSPHAAAEIDGVRIDLDQIREPETTNHLVIEGAGGLLVPLNDTDTIADLIRPGYVVVVVSRHYLGSINHTLLTLEALKNKGHKPYLLYSGDPHPTTETIIKSKTGVPVLGRIEELDSPGRQEVVRLAKSLRPALRDHNLL, from the coding sequence ATGAAGCGAATCTTCGTCACCGGTATTTCCACGGAGGTGGGGAAGACCCTGGCATCGGCTGTACTGGTTGAGGCCCTTGGGGCGGATTACTGGAAACCCGTACAGGCCGGGGACCTGGATGCTTCCGACAGCCACACCATCAAAAACCTTGTAAGCCACCCGAAAACGGTGATTCACCCGAACTCCTACGCCCTGAACACCCCCATGAGCCCGCATGCAGCGGCTGAAATTGACGGGGTTCGGATTGATCTGGACCAGATCCGGGAACCTGAAACGACTAACCACCTGGTCATCGAAGGGGCGGGCGGGCTGCTCGTCCCCCTGAATGATACGGATACCATCGCCGACCTGATCCGTCCCGGTTACGTCGTGGTGGTTGTTTCCCGCCACTACCTGGGTAGCATCAACCACACGCTCCTCACCCTGGAAGCCCTGAAAAACAAGGGGCACAAACCCTACCTCCTCTATAGCGGCGATCCGCACCCGACCACCGAAACGATCATAAAATCCAAAACGGGCGTACCCGTCCTGGGGCGTATTGAAGAATTGGATTCCCCGGGGCGCCAGGAAGTAGTCAGGCTGGCAAAATCTTTGCGCCCCGCCCTTAGGGATCACAACCTTTTATAG
- a CDS encoding ArnT family glycosyltransferase: protein MLRRMIDRVGRHVAQAGERVVFLYFLAASFLIRFPFFFRDYIDRDESTFILVAQSLVDGHLPYTELWDLKPPLVFLLLAIPIWVFGKSFVAIRLLGVLAVAVSSFYTYRIGREVGGKPAGFASGLLCLFLMSLFGSVQGVMSEHLSMAFFLPGVWLLISRRTGPGYFASGLFLGLAVLAKSNLAIPLFAAGWFLVFRALRTGDAQAPARLGLLLAGGSSFVLLSVLPYVLMGDAALWWDAVVRAPLAYSGEQEGFSAGHLPFYALVGVFLCFAWKRQWLNPKLFSNGLLTALIVGILLSFISGGKLNGHYLLQFYPLLLALLAGILDRAGQRIPETICGLSLMLFLLLPVESWLEYGAVARYHRTTGHLYNGEGVEVPRYFRERYGQPGKVLFFEYHIGYWLLDTPPPSPAATHPSNICRPALFPFMPTERESTGEELEYLLGEYRPDFVVCRSGKPVFDRRHTAANATVMSYLQVYYRKDTVLGRAVIYKRL, encoded by the coding sequence ATGTTGCGAAGGATGATTGACAGGGTGGGCCGGCATGTCGCACAGGCCGGGGAAAGAGTCGTATTCCTTTACTTCCTGGCCGCTTCCTTCCTCATCCGGTTTCCATTTTTCTTCCGGGATTATATCGACCGGGATGAGAGCACCTTTATCCTGGTGGCCCAATCGCTGGTGGACGGGCACCTTCCCTACACAGAGCTATGGGACCTGAAGCCCCCTCTGGTTTTCCTCTTGCTTGCCATCCCTATCTGGGTTTTTGGGAAAAGCTTCGTCGCTATCCGCCTGCTGGGGGTCCTGGCTGTGGCGGTCAGCAGTTTTTACACCTATCGTATCGGACGGGAGGTCGGCGGAAAACCGGCCGGCTTTGCCTCCGGGCTGCTTTGCCTTTTCCTGATGAGCCTGTTCGGCAGCGTACAGGGGGTGATGTCCGAACACCTCAGCATGGCTTTTTTCCTCCCGGGGGTTTGGCTCCTTATCAGTCGAAGGACGGGTCCCGGGTACTTCGCCTCCGGGCTTTTCCTGGGGCTGGCAGTCTTGGCCAAGAGCAACCTGGCCATCCCGCTTTTCGCCGCTGGGTGGTTTCTGGTATTTCGCGCCCTTCGCACGGGCGACGCACAGGCCCCGGCCAGGCTCGGGCTTCTGCTGGCCGGGGGATCGTCGTTTGTCCTGCTTTCCGTGCTTCCGTATGTCCTAATGGGGGATGCGGCGCTTTGGTGGGACGCCGTGGTACGCGCACCCCTGGCCTATTCCGGGGAGCAGGAAGGGTTCAGTGCCGGACACCTGCCATTTTACGCACTGGTCGGGGTCTTCCTGTGTTTTGCATGGAAGCGGCAATGGCTCAACCCGAAGCTTTTTTCAAACGGCCTCCTGACAGCGCTGATAGTCGGGATCCTGCTGTCATTTATCAGCGGCGGCAAGCTCAACGGCCACTACCTGTTGCAATTCTATCCGTTGTTGTTGGCCCTGCTGGCCGGTATCCTGGACCGGGCGGGTCAGCGGATCCCGGAAACAATATGTGGCCTCAGCCTGATGTTGTTCCTCCTGCTCCCCGTGGAATCCTGGCTGGAATACGGGGCCGTCGCCCGTTACCACCGTACCACGGGCCACCTCTACAATGGGGAGGGCGTGGAGGTACCCCGGTATTTCAGGGAAAGGTACGGACAACCCGGCAAGGTGCTTTTTTTTGAATACCACATCGGTTATTGGTTGCTGGATACACCCCCCCCGAGCCCGGCGGCGACCCACCCGAGCAATATTTGCCGGCCGGCCCTTTTTCCCTTTATGCCCACCGAGCGGGAATCCACCGGGGAGGAACTCGAATACCTGCTTGGGGAATATCGCCCGGATTTCGTGGTTTGCCGCAGCGGGAAACCCGTTTTTGACCGTAGGCACACCGCAGCCAATGCCACCGTGATGAGTTACCTACAGGTATACTACCGGAAGGACACGGTCCTCGGCCGGGCCGTGATCTATAAAAGGTTGTGA
- the bioA gene encoding adenosylmethionine--8-amino-7-oxononanoate transaminase: protein MGQNLSLRDARHIWHPLTQHKTHGMAHGIARAQGVYLYDTQGKAYLDAISSWYTAVYGHCNPQITRRVAAQMEELDQVVFSGFTHEPAVSLSEKLLGHLPGNQEKVFFSENGSTAVEVALKIALQYHFNLGAPRKILLAFESGFHGDTFGALSVSGLSVYNGPFEGMALEVRRIPVPDDPDAAQSLATLEAILAEAPVAGFVYEPLVQGAAAMKTHDAAGLDKILARLRETGALLIADEVMTGFGKTGTNFASAQLETQPDLICLSKALTAGLLPMGITSCSAQVYNAFLSDSVEKGFFHGHTYTANPLACTAALAALELLETAEMQSNISRIAGAHRDFETRVQSHHKVLATRRIGVIFAMDLDVETDRYGSLRDILYGFFMERGIYLRPLGNTVYILPPYITTDDELARIYQAMEEVLEFIS, encoded by the coding sequence ATGGGACAGAATCTTTCCCTTCGTGACGCCAGGCATATCTGGCACCCCCTTACCCAGCATAAGACCCACGGGATGGCCCATGGGATTGCCAGGGCGCAGGGAGTTTACCTGTACGATACGCAGGGAAAAGCCTATCTCGATGCTATTTCGTCCTGGTATACGGCGGTCTACGGACACTGCAACCCGCAAATTACCCGGCGGGTCGCCGCCCAGATGGAAGAGCTGGACCAGGTAGTGTTCAGCGGGTTTACCCACGAACCCGCCGTAAGCCTTTCCGAGAAGCTCCTTGGGCACCTGCCCGGGAACCAGGAAAAGGTGTTTTTCTCCGAAAACGGCTCCACGGCCGTTGAGGTAGCCCTGAAAATAGCCCTGCAATACCATTTCAACCTGGGGGCTCCGCGGAAGATCCTGCTGGCTTTTGAATCGGGGTTTCACGGGGATACCTTCGGGGCCCTTTCCGTATCCGGACTCTCCGTCTACAACGGGCCTTTTGAAGGGATGGCGCTGGAGGTCCGGAGGATCCCCGTTCCGGACGACCCGGACGCGGCCCAAAGCCTGGCTACCCTGGAGGCCATCCTGGCCGAAGCGCCCGTGGCAGGCTTTGTATATGAGCCCCTGGTCCAGGGAGCCGCGGCCATGAAAACCCACGACGCCGCGGGGTTGGATAAGATTCTGGCCCGGCTGCGGGAGACGGGGGCCCTGCTGATTGCGGATGAAGTGATGACGGGGTTCGGGAAAACCGGGACGAATTTTGCCTCTGCGCAACTGGAGACCCAGCCAGACCTGATCTGCCTCTCAAAGGCCCTTACGGCCGGCCTGTTGCCGATGGGTATCACCAGTTGTTCGGCACAGGTTTACAACGCTTTTTTAAGCGATTCGGTGGAAAAGGGGTTTTTCCACGGGCATACGTATACGGCAAACCCCTTGGCATGTACGGCTGCCCTGGCTGCTTTGGAGTTGCTGGAGACTGCGGAGATGCAGTCGAATATTTCGCGCATTGCCGGGGCGCACCGGGATTTTGAAACCCGGGTGCAATCGCACCACAAGGTCCTCGCCACCCGGCGTATCGGTGTGATCTTTGCCATGGACCTCGATGTGGAAACGGACCGGTACGGAAGCCTCAGGGATATCCTCTACGGTTTTTTTATGGAACGCGGCATCTACCTGCGCCCCCTGGGGAATACCGTGTATATCCTGCCCCCGTACATCACCACGGATGATGAACTCGCCCGGATCTACCAGGCGATGGAAGAAGTCCTGGAATTTATCAGCTGA
- a CDS encoding beta-ketoacyl synthase N-terminal-like domain-containing protein: MKDLEISITGIGSVSALGHGSDLGWPAYRDPGHCLEQTDFGGQTAWCGRVPETSGTELDRVANSHPAYEGLDRSVLLAIFASRLAVQRAGWGNSEAFGVNIGSSRGATGLFEKYLETYTQTGRVPALASPATTLGNIASWVAQDLRAGGPELSHSITCSTALHAILNGVAWLRSGMSGRFLCGGSEAPLTGFTLAQMRALKIYSRENGAYPCRALDPEKPNSSMVLGEGAGSVCLETGRPDTTLAVIRGVGYATEPLEHPVSLSADAVCLQDSMRRALGTTDPGEVDAVVLHAPGTRKGDLSELQAVQAVFGGKPPALTSNKWKIGHTFGASGILSLELAVGMLNRQEFIGVPYLTDSRKPVELRNVLVNAVGFGANAVSLLISRP; the protein is encoded by the coding sequence ATGAAAGACCTGGAAATATCCATTACCGGAATTGGATCGGTTTCAGCCCTTGGCCACGGGTCCGATTTGGGTTGGCCGGCCTACCGGGACCCGGGGCATTGCCTGGAACAGACGGATTTCGGAGGACAAACCGCATGGTGCGGCCGGGTTCCGGAGACCTCCGGGACCGAGCTGGACCGGGTGGCCAATTCGCATCCTGCTTACGAAGGCCTGGATCGAAGTGTCCTGTTGGCCATCTTCGCCAGCCGGCTGGCAGTACAACGTGCGGGATGGGGGAATTCCGAGGCCTTCGGGGTAAACATCGGGTCTTCCCGCGGGGCAACTGGTTTATTCGAGAAATACCTGGAAACCTATACTCAAACGGGCCGGGTGCCCGCCCTGGCCTCCCCGGCCACCACCCTGGGGAATATCGCTTCCTGGGTGGCCCAGGACCTCCGGGCCGGCGGCCCGGAACTCTCGCACTCCATTACCTGTTCAACCGCCCTCCACGCCATCCTCAACGGGGTGGCCTGGCTGCGCTCCGGGATGTCCGGCCGATTCCTTTGCGGGGGCAGTGAAGCCCCGCTGACCGGGTTTACCCTGGCGCAAATGCGTGCGCTGAAAATATACAGCCGGGAAAACGGGGCGTATCCGTGCCGCGCGCTCGACCCGGAGAAACCCAATAGCAGTATGGTCCTGGGGGAGGGTGCCGGGTCGGTTTGCCTGGAGACCGGCAGGCCGGATACCACCCTGGCGGTAATACGCGGGGTTGGGTATGCCACCGAACCGCTGGAACACCCGGTTTCCCTGTCCGCGGATGCCGTATGCCTGCAGGATTCCATGCGACGCGCCCTGGGGACCACGGACCCCGGCGAGGTGGATGCCGTGGTTTTGCATGCCCCGGGCACCCGAAAAGGGGATCTGTCCGAACTGCAGGCGGTCCAGGCGGTTTTCGGAGGGAAACCCCCTGCGCTGACATCCAACAAATGGAAGATCGGGCATACGTTTGGGGCGTCCGGGATCCTGAGCCTGGAACTCGCGGTAGGGATGCTCAACCGGCAGGAATTTATCGGGGTGCCCTACCTTACCGATTCCCGGAAACCCGTCGAGTTGAGAAACGTCCTGGTGAATGCCGTGGGCTTTGGTGCCAATGCGGTAAGCCTGCTGATTAGCCGTCCCTGA
- the bioB gene encoding biotin synthase BioB: protein MSAIRHDWTREEVLEIYNRPVMELLYQAAGVHRQHHDPNTVQVSTLLSIKTGGCPEDCGYCPQAARYHTDIEGNDLMTVSQVKAQALRAKASGSSRVCMGAAWRNVKDGPEFESVLEMVRTINKLDMEVCCTLGMITENQAQRLAEAGLYAYNHNLDTSEDYYKDVISTRAFEDRLETIGNVRKTNVTVCSGGIIGMGESPEDRAGMLVALSTLSPQPESVPINALVAVPGTPMEDMEPVSIWEMVRMVATTRIVMPETQVRLSAGRTQMSQEGQALCFFAGANSIFAGDKLLTTPNPDVAEDMELFRQLGLQPQKPFVKKAQPQTVEAAESQLTPLGEKPRWSRPGHAIPRNEAARSAGKS, encoded by the coding sequence ATGAGCGCCATACGACACGACTGGACCCGCGAGGAAGTCCTGGAAATCTATAACCGACCCGTCATGGAGTTGCTCTACCAGGCAGCCGGGGTACACCGGCAACACCACGACCCAAACACCGTCCAGGTTTCCACCCTGCTATCCATCAAAACGGGCGGGTGCCCGGAAGATTGCGGATACTGTCCGCAGGCGGCCCGCTACCACACGGATATCGAGGGGAACGACCTGATGACCGTAAGCCAGGTGAAGGCGCAGGCGCTTCGGGCCAAGGCATCCGGGAGCTCCCGGGTTTGCATGGGGGCGGCCTGGAGGAACGTGAAGGACGGCCCGGAATTCGAAAGCGTCCTGGAAATGGTGCGTACCATCAACAAACTGGACATGGAGGTTTGCTGTACGCTGGGCATGATAACCGAAAACCAGGCGCAGCGGCTGGCCGAGGCCGGCCTGTACGCCTATAACCACAACCTGGATACTTCCGAGGACTACTACAAGGACGTGATTTCCACGCGTGCCTTCGAGGACCGCCTGGAAACCATCGGAAATGTGCGGAAGACCAATGTGACCGTTTGCAGCGGGGGGATTATCGGCATGGGGGAAAGCCCGGAAGACCGGGCCGGGATGCTTGTAGCCCTCTCTACCCTGAGCCCCCAGCCGGAATCCGTGCCCATCAATGCCCTGGTAGCCGTACCCGGAACGCCTATGGAGGATATGGAGCCGGTGTCCATCTGGGAAATGGTGCGAATGGTGGCTACCACGCGCATCGTCATGCCGGAGACCCAGGTCCGCCTGTCGGCCGGCCGCACCCAGATGAGCCAGGAAGGCCAGGCGCTGTGTTTTTTCGCCGGGGCCAACAGTATCTTTGCCGGCGACAAATTGCTGACCACCCCGAACCCGGATGTGGCCGAGGATATGGAACTCTTCCGGCAGCTGGGACTGCAGCCCCAGAAGCCCTTTGTCAAAAAAGCGCAGCCCCAAACCGTTGAGGCAGCCGAATCCCAGCTCACCCCTTTAGGCGAGAAACCCCGGTGGAGTCGGCCCGGCCATGCCATCCCGCGGAATGAAGCGGCCCGATCGGCCGGGAAATCCTGA
- a CDS encoding cupin-like domain-containing protein, with translation MYLKDVQRVASISREAFLSDFFKTQTPVVIEKAIEGWPAYKKWNLDYIREVAGDCIVPLYDDRPVDYRDGFNEPHASMRMADYIDLLRSEPTRYRIFLWNILKEVPQLQEDFDYPDFGLRLMKSLPMLFFGGRDSYTFMHYDIDLANIFHFHFEGRKECILFSQTENKYLYKVPHSLITHERIDFSAPDLTQWPALRYVSGFRAELAHGEVLYIPEGFWHYMRYITPGFSMSLRAIARNPKNLSKALYNIFIMRHYDNVMRRIRGQQWIDLKNEKAITRTHKHLEGR, from the coding sequence GTGTACCTGAAGGACGTACAGCGTGTTGCTTCCATCTCCAGGGAAGCATTCCTCAGTGATTTTTTCAAAACCCAGACCCCGGTGGTGATTGAGAAGGCCATTGAAGGTTGGCCCGCCTATAAGAAATGGAACCTCGACTATATCCGGGAAGTCGCCGGCGACTGCATCGTACCCCTTTACGACGATCGGCCGGTAGACTACCGGGACGGCTTCAATGAGCCCCACGCCAGTATGCGGATGGCCGATTACATCGACCTGCTCCGGAGCGAACCCACCCGATACCGCATCTTTCTATGGAATATCCTCAAGGAAGTCCCCCAATTGCAGGAGGATTTCGATTACCCCGACTTTGGCCTGCGGCTGATGAAAAGTTTGCCCATGTTGTTTTTCGGGGGGCGGGATTCCTATACGTTTATGCACTACGACATCGACCTGGCGAATATCTTCCACTTCCATTTCGAAGGACGGAAGGAATGCATCCTGTTTTCACAGACCGAGAATAAATACCTCTACAAGGTACCCCATTCGCTCATCACGCACGAACGCATCGATTTCTCGGCCCCGGATTTAACCCAATGGCCGGCTTTGAGGTATGTCAGCGGCTTCCGGGCCGAGCTCGCCCATGGGGAAGTCCTGTACATCCCCGAGGGATTCTGGCACTATATGCGCTATATCACCCCCGGGTTTTCGATGAGCCTGCGGGCCATTGCCCGGAACCCGAAGAACCTGAGCAAAGCCCTGTACAACATCTTTATCATGCGGCATTACGACAACGTCATGCGGCGGATCCGGGGTCAGCAGTGGATCGACCTGAAAAACGAAAAGGCCATCACCCGCACCCACAAGCACCTGGAGGGGCGATAG
- a CDS encoding regulatory protein RecX produces MAPFGRKNYTVEDATRRMERYCAYQERCHQEVVRKLQGMRMIPEAIDQIVVHLIEGNFLNEERFALEFARGKFRQKSWGRNRIGRELRMRGISDYLVRKALGSIPEEAYREQFEKLADKRRESLRGKPAAEIRQKLHSYLYYRGWENERIYEYLGGLEFPD; encoded by the coding sequence ATGGCACCATTCGGAAGGAAAAACTACACGGTCGAAGATGCCACCCGGCGTATGGAACGCTATTGTGCCTACCAGGAGCGGTGCCACCAGGAGGTGGTCCGAAAACTGCAGGGCATGCGGATGATCCCCGAGGCGATCGACCAGATCGTCGTCCACCTGATCGAGGGGAATTTTCTGAACGAGGAGCGCTTTGCCCTGGAATTCGCCCGCGGGAAATTCCGGCAGAAGTCCTGGGGGCGCAACCGGATCGGGCGGGAACTCAGGATGCGGGGCATCTCCGATTACCTGGTGCGCAAGGCCCTCGGGTCTATCCCCGAAGAGGCGTACCGGGAGCAGTTCGAAAAACTCGCGGATAAACGGCGTGAATCCCTTCGCGGAAAGCCGGCCGCGGAAATCAGGCAGAAGCTGCACAGTTACCTGTATTACCGGGGCTGGGAAAACGAAAGAATCTACGAATACCTCGGGGGCCTGGAGTTCCCGGATTGA